One window from the genome of Natrinema caseinilyticum encodes:
- a CDS encoding enoyl-CoA hydratase/isomerase family protein, whose translation MRDEFDTTIVQFDEETGIGHLTLNRPDALNALSDQLRKDIVGGLRRLEAENDADDGVVLRAVIIEGADGNFCAGADITEFSGDAAGARSDREHYEFISDFPVPVIAKIRGYCLGGGFETAMSCDFRFAHEDARFGLPEVDLGIIPGAGGAQFISRLNNPSVAMEIAMTGDHISAERASELELVNRVYGDDLDGATREFAETIASKPPLAVQAIKDSARAATEVGLAEGRKYDRRLVEPLFATEDFEKGARAFAEDDYEPEFEGR comes from the coding sequence ATGCGAGACGAATTCGACACGACCATCGTGCAGTTCGACGAAGAGACCGGGATCGGACACCTAACGCTGAACCGTCCCGATGCGCTGAACGCGCTGAGCGACCAACTTCGAAAAGACATCGTTGGCGGACTGCGGCGCCTCGAAGCAGAGAACGACGCCGACGATGGTGTGGTCCTGCGCGCTGTTATTATCGAGGGCGCGGACGGCAACTTCTGTGCCGGTGCGGACATAACCGAGTTCAGCGGAGACGCCGCCGGCGCGAGGTCCGATCGTGAGCACTACGAGTTCATCAGCGACTTCCCCGTCCCTGTCATCGCGAAGATTCGCGGCTACTGTCTGGGCGGCGGCTTCGAGACCGCGATGAGTTGCGACTTCCGGTTCGCTCACGAAGATGCTCGGTTCGGGCTTCCGGAAGTCGACCTCGGGATCATTCCTGGGGCCGGTGGCGCGCAGTTCATCAGTCGGCTGAACAATCCATCAGTCGCGATGGAGATTGCGATGACCGGCGACCATATCTCCGCGGAGCGAGCCAGCGAACTCGAACTCGTTAACCGCGTCTACGGCGACGACCTCGACGGCGCCACTCGAGAATTCGCCGAAACGATCGCATCGAAGCCGCCGCTCGCCGTTCAAGCGATCAAAGACTCGGCTCGCGCGGCGACGGAAGTCGGACTAGCGGAGGGCCGAAAGTACGACCGACGCCTCGTCGAGCCGTTGTTCGCCACGGAGGACTTTGAGAAGGGTGCACGAGCGTTCGCAGAAGACGATTACGAGCCGGAGTTCGAGGGCCGGTGA
- a CDS encoding thiolase domain-containing protein, whose translation MVERAMVIGAGMTKFGPHEQPLPELFADAALPALDDAGIEQNEIDAFYLGNTLGGMTENASHLAPALASHIGLRGVPCQRFEDACATSSNAFKHAVQAVENGVHDAVLVGGVERCTPTTGKETAEMTKIFASAAHRQYEQPTGVTFPGIFALLTKRYMHEHGTTSEQLAEVAVKNQYHGSLNPRAHFGEDATVDDVLESPIIADPFHLMDCCPFSDGASAVVVTSPDIAESYDGTGVSVTGLGHATDIVPIADKEGLTETRAARDAATEAYEQADIEAADVDFAEVHDCFTGAEVLAIEALGLVGEGEGGTAAETGLTALGGEIPVNPSGGLKAKGHPIGATGTAQIVELTEQLRGEAGQRQVGDAKTGIAHNLGGDTATTFVTVMEATA comes from the coding sequence ATGGTAGAACGAGCCATGGTTATCGGGGCCGGTATGACGAAATTCGGCCCGCACGAGCAACCGTTACCGGAACTGTTCGCCGACGCCGCGCTGCCGGCGCTCGACGATGCCGGAATCGAACAAAATGAAATCGATGCCTTCTACCTCGGAAATACGCTGGGTGGGATGACGGAGAACGCGTCGCATCTCGCACCTGCGTTGGCGAGTCACATCGGCCTCCGCGGCGTCCCGTGTCAGCGGTTCGAGGACGCGTGTGCGACGTCCTCGAACGCGTTCAAACACGCCGTGCAAGCGGTCGAGAACGGCGTCCACGACGCGGTGCTGGTCGGGGGCGTCGAACGGTGCACGCCGACGACTGGGAAAGAGACCGCCGAGATGACGAAGATTTTCGCGAGCGCGGCCCACCGGCAGTACGAGCAACCGACCGGGGTCACCTTCCCCGGAATCTTCGCGCTTCTCACGAAGCGGTACATGCACGAACACGGGACGACGTCCGAACAGTTGGCCGAGGTCGCGGTCAAGAACCAATACCACGGCAGTCTGAATCCCCGCGCCCACTTCGGGGAGGACGCGACCGTCGACGACGTGCTCGAGAGCCCCATTATCGCGGACCCGTTCCACCTCATGGACTGCTGTCCGTTCTCGGACGGCGCGTCCGCGGTCGTCGTCACGTCGCCGGATATCGCGGAAAGCTACGACGGAACCGGCGTGAGCGTCACCGGTCTCGGACACGCGACGGACATCGTGCCGATCGCCGACAAAGAGGGGCTGACGGAGACGAGAGCCGCACGCGATGCGGCGACGGAGGCGTACGAGCAAGCCGATATCGAGGCCGCCGACGTCGACTTCGCCGAGGTCCACGACTGCTTTACCGGCGCGGAAGTGCTGGCGATCGAGGCGCTCGGCCTCGTCGGCGAGGGCGAAGGCGGAACCGCAGCGGAGACGGGACTCACAGCGCTCGGCGGCGAGATCCCGGTCAACCCGAGCGGCGGACTCAAGGCGAAGGGGCATCCGATCGGCGCGACGGGAACCGCGCAGATCGTCGAGTTGACGGAGCAACTCCGCGGCGAGGCCGGTCAACGACAGGTCGGGGACGCGAAGACCGGAATCGCACACAACCTCGGCGGCGATACCGCCACCACGTTCGTGACCGTCATGGAGGCCACAGCATGA
- a CDS encoding acyl-CoA synthetase has translation MPVSGEYEKVYESYDWDDALESYDWDAPAELNMAHEACDRHAGSGNVGFAWVSKEGELSEYTFAELRDASNRVANALTDLGIERGDRVTTLLPKIPETIITILGIWKTGAIHVPLFTAFEKQAVEFRVNDCDPELLVYHTDHDDTVGTLDVDNDLETISVGDGPTEASNHAYDELVEGRSTEYDVVRTGMEDPATMQYTSGTTGPPKGVVMAHKVLPILYPHTKYALDVSEDDLVWGAADPSWSYGLFTTGFAPMAFGATRLLHGGQFDAEHWVEILDEHDVTVMGAAPSAYRGIIAAGEAVLEGREFEELRVLSSAGEPLNPEVYNWFEDQLGLQVHDTYGLTEAGMIVNNYAGIDMEVKPGSMGRPCPGYEVELLDPETHEPVETGEIGEVAAKPREWVLMDEYWGMLEKTEDAFHDDWLLTDDLAREDEDGYFWYEGRSDDVIISSGYRIGPFEVESSLMEHSIVAEAAAIGVPDDQRGQIVKAFVVPVETPDDPDGTLADLQTHVKDRLARHAYPREIEFVDELPMTATGKIQRYKLEERKAE, from the coding sequence ATGCCAGTAAGTGGCGAGTACGAGAAGGTGTACGAGTCGTACGACTGGGACGACGCGCTCGAGTCGTATGACTGGGACGCGCCTGCGGAGCTCAACATGGCTCACGAGGCCTGCGACCGACACGCCGGATCAGGGAACGTCGGCTTCGCGTGGGTATCGAAAGAAGGGGAACTCTCCGAGTACACGTTCGCCGAACTGCGGGACGCGTCGAACCGGGTAGCGAACGCGCTGACCGACCTCGGGATCGAACGCGGTGACCGGGTCACGACGCTGTTGCCGAAGATTCCGGAGACGATCATTACGATCCTCGGCATCTGGAAGACGGGCGCGATCCACGTTCCGCTGTTCACCGCGTTCGAGAAACAGGCCGTGGAGTTCCGGGTCAACGACTGTGACCCCGAACTGCTGGTCTACCACACTGACCACGACGACACGGTCGGCACACTCGACGTTGACAACGACCTCGAGACGATCAGTGTCGGTGACGGCCCGACCGAGGCCAGCAACCACGCCTACGACGAACTCGTCGAGGGGCGGTCGACCGAGTACGACGTCGTCCGCACCGGAATGGAAGACCCCGCGACGATGCAGTACACCTCGGGGACGACGGGGCCGCCGAAAGGCGTCGTCATGGCCCACAAGGTCCTGCCTATCCTATATCCGCACACGAAGTACGCGCTGGACGTCTCCGAGGACGACCTCGTCTGGGGCGCGGCGGACCCCAGCTGGTCGTATGGGCTGTTCACCACCGGGTTCGCGCCGATGGCGTTCGGCGCGACCCGGCTGCTCCACGGGGGACAGTTCGACGCGGAGCACTGGGTCGAAATCCTCGACGAGCACGACGTCACGGTCATGGGTGCAGCTCCCAGCGCGTACCGCGGCATCATCGCGGCTGGCGAGGCGGTCCTCGAGGGGCGGGAGTTCGAGGAGCTGCGCGTGTTGAGCAGCGCAGGCGAGCCGCTGAACCCCGAAGTGTACAACTGGTTCGAAGACCAGCTGGGGCTACAGGTCCACGACACGTACGGCCTTACCGAGGCAGGGATGATCGTCAACAACTACGCGGGGATCGACATGGAGGTCAAGCCCGGTTCGATGGGGCGGCCCTGCCCCGGCTACGAGGTCGAGTTGCTCGATCCCGAAACCCACGAGCCTGTCGAGACCGGCGAAATCGGAGAGGTCGCGGCCAAGCCCAGAGAGTGGGTCCTCATGGACGAGTACTGGGGGATGCTCGAGAAAACAGAAGACGCGTTCCACGATGACTGGCTGCTCACCGACGATCTGGCCCGGGAGGACGAGGACGGGTACTTCTGGTACGAGGGACGCAGCGACGACGTCATCATCTCGTCCGGATACCGGATCGGTCCGTTCGAGGTCGAAAGCAGCCTCATGGAGCACTCGATCGTCGCGGAAGCGGCCGCGATCGGCGTGCCTGACGACCAACGCGGACAGATCGTCAAGGCGTTCGTCGTGCCGGTCGAAACCCCGGATGATCCGGACGGGACGCTCGCGGACCTCCAGACGCACGTCAAAGACCGACTCGCGAGACACGCCTATCCCCGCGAGATCGAGTTCGTCGACGAACTCCCGATGACGGCGACTGGCAAAATCCAGCGCTACAAACTGGAGGAGCGCAAGGCGGAGTAG
- a CDS encoding Zn-ribbon domain-containing OB-fold protein translates to MSEQNLTIDEATENRLTYGEWTKALRDGTLLGQRCEGCGHVTGAPKAACARCGSRTLETTELPTAGEVYTETTLEVVPEDFDGPYQVALVTLGEARVMAHVPEGVDIGETVELTETVDDGGSVAPVFEPN, encoded by the coding sequence ATGAGTGAACAGAACCTGACGATCGACGAGGCGACAGAAAACCGCTTGACGTACGGCGAATGGACGAAGGCGCTCCGCGACGGGACGCTCCTCGGGCAGCGATGCGAAGGCTGCGGTCACGTCACCGGCGCACCGAAAGCGGCCTGCGCCCGCTGCGGAAGCCGGACGCTCGAGACCACCGAACTCCCGACCGCGGGCGAAGTGTACACCGAGACCACGCTCGAGGTCGTTCCCGAGGACTTCGACGGCCCGTACCAGGTCGCACTCGTCACGCTCGGCGAAGCCCGAGTAATGGCCCATGTTCCGGAGGGTGTCGATATCGGGGAGACCGTCGAACTGACCGAGACGGTCGACGACGGTGGATCCGTCGCTCCGGTCTTCGAGCCGAACTGA
- a CDS encoding cupin domain-containing protein has product MEYNVADTEDVPITDLSEVDEMPPDLDIRAIDEELDCQNTAVKIWYFDEGEEIGYHAHSEQEELFYVLEGTFSLKLGRSGEEEFVEADEGTFWVAAPKIGRGHRCVSEDGGAVLAFGAPAVEDPGLDPHSLSDEEIDEALEDD; this is encoded by the coding sequence ATGGAGTACAACGTCGCCGATACCGAAGACGTACCGATTACCGACCTCTCCGAGGTCGACGAGATGCCGCCGGACCTCGACATCCGCGCTATTGACGAGGAACTCGACTGCCAGAACACCGCGGTCAAAATTTGGTACTTCGACGAGGGTGAAGAGATCGGCTACCACGCTCACTCCGAGCAGGAGGAACTGTTCTACGTCCTCGAGGGGACGTTCTCGCTGAAGCTGGGCCGCTCGGGCGAGGAGGAGTTCGTCGAGGCCGACGAGGGAACCTTCTGGGTTGCCGCACCAAAAATCGGGCGTGGCCACCGCTGTGTGAGCGAAGACGGCGGCGCTGTGCTCGCATTTGGCGCACCGGCGGTCGAGGACCCAGGGCTCGATCCACACTCGCTCTCCGACGAAGAAATCGACGAGGCGCTCGAGGACGACTGA